The region CGCGACCCAGATGAAACCGCGCTGGAAGCGCTGCGCCGAACTCACCGACACCCAGCTCGGCGAAGCCTTGGGGCAGAAGTACGTGGAGAAGTACTTCCCGCCGCAAGCCAAAGCGCGCATGCAGGACATGGTCAAGAACATCCTCGCGGCGATGGACGACACCATCGGTGAGTTGGCCTGGATGGACGATGCGACCAAGAAGAAAGCGCTGGAAAAACGTTCGACCTTCGTCGCCAAACTCGGTTATCCGGACAAGTTCAAGGACTACCAAGGCGTCGCGGTGAGCCGCGACTCGGCTTGGGACAACGTCGTTGCCGCCTCACGCTGGAACGTGGCCGATAACCGCAGCCAGATCGGCAAGCCGACCGACCGCAGCCGTTGGGGCATGACCCCGCCGACCTCCAACGCCTACTACAACCCGCTGCAGAACGAGATCGTGTTCCCGGCCGGCATTCTGCAGTCGCCCGCGTTCGACGTGAACGCCACCGACGCGGTCAACTACGGCGCCATCGGCGTGGTGATCGGCCACGAGATCAGCCACGGCTTGGACGACCAGGGCGCGCAGTTCGACGCCAAGGGCCGCTTGTCCAACTGGTGGACGCCGGCCGACGGCAAGCAGTTCGCCGCCAAGGGCCAGTGCGTGGTCGACCAGTTCGAGGGTTATTTCATCGAGCCCGGACAGCACCACAACGGCAAGCTGGTGCTGGGCGAATCGATCGGCGACCTGGCCGGCGCCAAGATCGCTTACCGCGCTTATCTGAAGTCGCGCGAAGGCAAGGGCCCGGAACCGACCCTGGACGGCTTTTCGCCGGAGAAACAGTTCTTCATCGCCTGGGGCCAGTTCCGCGGCGACGAAACCCGCTTGGAAACCCAGCGCACCATGATCCAGGGCGACCCGCACCCGGTCGCCAAATACCGCGTCAACGGCCCGCTGTCGAACCTGCCGGCGTTCCAGCAGGTGTTCGAGTGCAAGGCGGGCGATGCGATGGTGCGGGCGGAGGAGAAGCGGTGCGAGGTGTGGTGAAGGCGGCGGGGGCTGCGCATTTGATGTTGCGCAGCCCTGGAGCGGTGTGAGCCGCGACCACGGGACGCGTAGAAGCAACAACGCCCATGCCATTCATCGAAGAGGTGCCCTGCCGCGAGGGTAGGAGCGGCGCGAGCCGCGACCGCGCCGTAACGACCTCGCGGCGCCGCGAGGGTAGGAGCGGCGCGAGCCGCGACCGCGCCGTCGCGGTCTCGCGGCGCATCTTTGAAGCAAGATCAAGATCAAACGCCAACAGCTTCCGCCACTAAAGCGGCGGGTTACTTTCTTTTGTCATAAGCAACAAAAGAAAGGTAACCAAAGAAAAATGCTTCTTTTTGAATCACAAGCCCGCACGAGCGGTGCATACGCAGGGATTTTTCATACGGGACATCCCTGTCCCGATG is a window of Lysobacter antibioticus DNA encoding:
- a CDS encoding M13 family metallopeptidase; amino-acid sequence: MSKSSLPLVALLAMSTASAGALHGIQPDDINRKADACTDFYDYANGAWRQQNPIPDYMDRWSRRWQSGELNKERVRDILNELSARTDWPKGSAGQLAGDFYAACMDESRIDALGSKPVQPWLDEIGTIGDRAGVQRMIGKLHDAGVGVPFVLFAGEDLREPSQTIAHVYAGGLGLPDRDYYLKPEPRFVEARAKYLVHVAKMFELAGAPAEQAQRDAQTVFDFEKRLAEASLDNVQLRDPKLQDHPTAFADLSKLAPSFDWGRYFDAAGVPRNAVNVTQPKFLQQVDKELATTPLPQWKTYLQWHLLNTAADSLSQPFVEENFAFNGKFLTGATQMKPRWKRCAELTDTQLGEALGQKYVEKYFPPQAKARMQDMVKNILAAMDDTIGELAWMDDATKKKALEKRSTFVAKLGYPDKFKDYQGVAVSRDSAWDNVVAASRWNVADNRSQIGKPTDRSRWGMTPPTSNAYYNPLQNEIVFPAGILQSPAFDVNATDAVNYGAIGVVIGHEISHGLDDQGAQFDAKGRLSNWWTPADGKQFAAKGQCVVDQFEGYFIEPGQHHNGKLVLGESIGDLAGAKIAYRAYLKSREGKGPEPTLDGFSPEKQFFIAWGQFRGDETRLETQRTMIQGDPHPVAKYRVNGPLSNLPAFQQVFECKAGDAMVRAEEKRCEVW